In Nitratiruptor sp. YY09-18, a single window of DNA contains:
- the rho gene encoding transcription termination factor Rho: MSEKATQNENIEDSSQNNESKNSDQRKHIPVDGYTIEELRTKTIDELLNIAQELGIENPQELKRQDLMFEILKNQVSKGGYILFTGILEITPEGYGFLRAINENFSNSANDAYVSATQIRRFALRTGDIVTGQVRPPKDQERYYALLKIEAINYLPPEESKKRPLFDNLTPLYPTEKLKLEYDPMHLTGRVLDLFTPIGKGQRALIVAPPRSGKTELMKELAHGIAHNHPEVELIVLLVDERPEEVTDMERSVKGEVYSSTFDMPAKNHVRVAELVIEKAKRRVEMGKDVVILLDSITRLARAYNTVTPSSGKVLSGGVDANALHKPKRFFGAARNIEEGGSLTIIATALIDTGSRMDEVIFEEFKGTGNSEIVLDRRIADRRIYPAIDILKSGTRKEELLVDPNTLQKVWALRNAMQSMDEVEALKFLYSKMLKTKNNEEFLSIMNEGA, encoded by the coding sequence ATGAGCGAAAAAGCTACTCAAAACGAAAATATAGAAGATTCCTCCCAAAACAACGAAAGCAAAAACAGCGACCAACGCAAACATATCCCGGTAGATGGCTACACTATCGAAGAGCTTCGCACAAAAACAATAGATGAACTTCTCAATATTGCTCAAGAGCTCGGTATCGAAAACCCGCAAGAGCTCAAACGTCAAGACTTGATGTTTGAGATTCTCAAAAATCAGGTAAGCAAAGGCGGCTATATCCTCTTTACAGGGATTTTGGAGATAACTCCTGAGGGGTATGGATTTTTGCGTGCCATCAATGAAAACTTCTCAAACAGCGCCAACGATGCATATGTAAGTGCTACGCAGATTCGCCGCTTTGCTCTGAGAACAGGTGATATTGTCACAGGACAAGTGCGTCCTCCAAAGGACCAAGAGCGCTACTACGCACTTCTTAAAATCGAAGCTATTAACTACCTCCCACCAGAAGAGTCCAAAAAGCGCCCTCTCTTTGATAACCTTACCCCGCTCTATCCCACAGAAAAGCTCAAACTCGAATATGATCCTATGCACCTCACAGGTCGTGTGCTTGATCTTTTCACACCTATTGGGAAAGGACAGCGTGCACTTATCGTCGCACCTCCACGAAGCGGAAAAACTGAGCTGATGAAAGAGCTTGCACATGGCATCGCTCACAACCATCCAGAAGTAGAACTTATAGTACTTCTTGTCGATGAGCGACCCGAAGAGGTTACAGATATGGAAAGAAGTGTTAAAGGTGAAGTTTACAGCTCTACTTTTGATATGCCAGCAAAAAATCATGTCCGTGTCGCAGAACTTGTCATAGAAAAAGCAAAAAGACGTGTAGAGATGGGCAAAGATGTAGTCATTTTACTTGACTCCATTACTCGTCTTGCCCGTGCTTACAACACTGTCACCCCTTCTAGTGGGAAGGTTCTCAGTGGTGGTGTAGATGCAAATGCTCTTCATAAACCAAAACGTTTCTTTGGTGCAGCGCGTAATATCGAAGAGGGAGGCAGCCTCACAATCATAGCTACTGCACTTATTGATACCGGTTCACGCATGGATGAAGTAATTTTTGAGGAGTTCAAAGGAACAGGAAACAGTGAGATAGTCCTCGATCGCCGCATAGCAGACCGCCGTATCTACCCGGCAATCGATATTCTCAAATCTGGTACAAGAAAAGAGGAGCTCCTTGTCGATCCAAATACACTCCAAAAAGTATGGGCTCTGCGCAATGCGATGCAGTCTATGGATGAAGTGGAGGCATTAAAATTCTTATACTCCAAAATGCTCAAAACCAAAAACAATGAAGAGTTTCTCTCCATTATGAATGAAGGTGCCTAA
- the cas1 gene encoding type II CRISPR-associated endonuclease Cas1, protein MAAWKTIRITKPCKLRIKNGNLVIEDETMRVKLSLSDIDSIIFEGDRFTLSAKVLAALSKHKVAALFCDEYYMPTAILHPYHQSSLATETLKAQLSLPDDLCDRFWQEIIRVKILNQSAVLSYFAKEDQKLEKYAKQIRPGDPYRTEAKSARIYWKKLFNDLKREANSLDVRNQALNYAYAILRSLITRDLSAAGFIPALGLWHDNRYNAFNLSDDLMEPFRPLVDIAIYLLLQNYKDDYLAPALKRDIVTIFDKEYIIFEGGLSTMRTTSVRYIQRFKAAILNRKIEFINFPTIDFEALSECF, encoded by the coding sequence ATGGCAGCCTGGAAGACTATCCGCATCACTAAGCCTTGCAAGCTTAGAATTAAAAATGGTAATCTCGTCATAGAAGATGAGACTATGAGGGTGAAGCTTTCTCTTTCTGATATTGACAGTATTATATTCGAAGGAGACAGATTCACTCTCAGCGCCAAGGTGCTTGCAGCACTGAGCAAGCACAAAGTGGCTGCACTCTTTTGCGATGAATACTATATGCCTACAGCCATTCTCCATCCCTACCATCAGAGCTCATTGGCCACAGAGACCCTCAAGGCCCAGCTTTCCCTTCCCGATGATTTGTGTGACCGTTTCTGGCAGGAGATCATTCGGGTCAAGATCCTCAATCAGTCGGCTGTCCTTAGTTACTTTGCAAAAGAAGATCAAAAACTTGAAAAATATGCGAAGCAAATTCGACCAGGCGACCCTTATAGGACTGAGGCTAAGAGTGCGCGGATCTATTGGAAAAAGCTTTTTAATGACCTTAAACGGGAGGCTAATTCTCTCGATGTGCGCAATCAGGCTCTTAACTACGCATATGCCATACTGCGAAGTCTTATTACGCGTGATCTTAGTGCAGCAGGATTTATTCCTGCATTAGGTCTTTGGCATGATAATCGTTACAATGCGTTTAATCTGAGTGATGATCTTATGGAGCCATTTCGTCCTTTAGTTGATATTGCTATCTATCTTCTTTTGCAAAATTACAAAGATGATTATTTAGCCCCTGCATTAAAAAGAGATATCGTTACAATTTTCGATAAGGAATATATAATTTTTGAGGGAGGACTTTCTACAATGAGAACAACGTCGGTGCGGTATATACAAAGATTCAAAGCTGCGATATTAAATAGAAAAATCGAGTTTATTAATTTTCCTACCATAGATTTTGAGGCTCTGAGTGAGTGCTTTTAA
- the murI gene encoding glutamate racemase has translation MRAAVFDSGIGGLTVVKSLVEHKLFDEIIYYGDTARVPYGPKDKNTIIRYSLEALEFFKNFDVDMLITACNSVSAHAIEELREVAPFPVVGVIEPGVLALEKKLLDKKSNILIIGTKATIESQKYQTLLHQRGYTNLIAKATPLFVPIVEEEIFDGEILEATMHHYFRDLSPHAVILGCTHFPLIANQISNYFNSKALLIHSGEAIVDHLENNYQIKSSQKEPILKLFASENPEKLKRVAAKWLSV, from the coding sequence TTGCGTGCAGCGGTATTTGATAGTGGTATAGGTGGTCTCACAGTTGTTAAGAGCCTTGTAGAGCATAAGCTCTTTGATGAGATCATCTATTATGGCGATACTGCCCGCGTCCCCTATGGACCCAAGGATAAAAATACAATTATCCGCTACTCTCTTGAAGCACTGGAATTTTTCAAAAACTTCGATGTAGATATGTTGATAACCGCGTGCAACTCTGTCAGTGCTCACGCCATTGAAGAGCTAAGAGAAGTTGCTCCTTTTCCTGTTGTTGGAGTCATAGAGCCAGGTGTTTTGGCACTTGAGAAAAAGCTACTCGATAAAAAGAGCAATATCCTCATCATAGGTACAAAAGCAACAATTGAGAGCCAAAAATATCAAACACTCTTGCATCAGCGGGGATACACAAACCTCATTGCCAAAGCCACACCCCTTTTTGTACCAATAGTTGAAGAAGAAATCTTTGATGGTGAAATATTAGAAGCCACAATGCACCACTATTTTAGAGATCTTAGCCCTCATGCAGTTATATTAGGATGCACTCACTTTCCTCTCATCGCCAATCAGATCAGTAACTATTTTAACAGCAAGGCTCTTTTGATTCACTCTGGAGAAGCAATTGTTGATCATTTAGAAAATAACTATCAAATCAAAAGTTCTCAAAAAGAGCCAATCCTCAAACTCTTTGCTTCAGAAAATCCAGAAAAACTCAAAAGAGTAGCTGCCAAATGGCTCTCAGTTTAA
- the cas9 gene encoding type II CRISPR RNA-guided endonuclease Cas9 (Cas9, originally named Csn1, is the large, multifunctional signature protein of type II CRISPR/Cas systems. It is well known even to general audiences because its RNA-guided endonuclease activity has made it a popular tool for custom editing of eukaryotic genomes.): MRKILAVDLGITSFGYAILEESGANSYTCLDNSVVMRNTPYDEQSGESPQTIRSKYKSMRRLIEKRKKRIRCVAQTMERYGILDYSEAMKINDSKNNPIKNRWQLRAIDVWQRPLTSQELFAIFAHMAKHRGYKSIATEDLLYELELELGLIDFENESKKKADERRQVYNALRHLEELRKKYGGETIAQTIHRAVEAGDLRSYRNHEDYEKMIRREDIEEEIEKILLRQAEFGAFDLTKEQISELIDELKACITDQEMPTIDESLFGRCTFYKEEPAAPAYSYLYDLYRLYKKLADLNIDGYEVTQEDREKVIEWVEKKIAQGKSLKKITHKDLRKILGLSPEQKIFSLEDERIVKGKKEPRTFVPFFFLADIHKFKELFASIQKHPDALQIFRELAEILQRSKTPQEALDRLRVLIDGKGIDTDNRELLELFKNKKSGTRELSHRYILEALPLFLQGHDEKEIQRILGFEDHEDYSHFPKSLRHLHLGEGNLFEKEENVINNHAIKSLASWALGLIADLSWRYGPFDEIILETTRDALPQQIRNKIYKAMNEREKAIDEIINRYKKEFPLIDKRLARKIQLWESQKGLDLYSGKVINISQLLDGSADIEHIVPQSLGGLNTDYNTIVALKSSNTAKGNRLPGDWLAGDAEYSKRVEMLFEKGLIDWKKRKNLLAQSLDEIYTENTHSKGIRATSYLEALVAQVLKRYYPFPDPKLRKNGIGVRMIPGKVTSKTRSLLGIKSKSRETNFHHAEDALILSTLTRGWQNRLHRMLRENYGKSEAELKELWKKYTPHIEGLTLADYIDEAFCRFMSKGEESLFYKDMFGTIRSVSYWVDKKPLSASSHKETVYSARHEVPTLRKNILEAFDGLNVIKDRHKLTAEEFMKRYDKEIRQKLWLHRIGNTNDESYRVVEERAAKIAQTLARYQLMDAKNDKEIDEEFQRTLKDLIASPIEVGGKQVRKMRFVYDKLNAMEIERGLVETDKNMLGIHISKGSKGKLIIRRMDVNNARELRKDKSGLLCYLNEMLFIFNQKGLIHYGCLRSYVENRKNIALFNPRFPANPKAQPSKFTTGSQIKQIGIGSATGIIKAHLDLDGHVKSYEVFGDLPEGAVEWFKEESGYGSLEDYPHH, from the coding sequence ATGAGAAAAATTCTTGCGGTTGATTTAGGAATTACATCTTTTGGTTATGCTATTTTAGAAGAGTCTGGAGCAAATTCATATACATGTTTGGACAATTCAGTTGTTATGCGCAATACTCCTTATGATGAACAAAGTGGCGAATCTCCCCAAACTATCCGGTCAAAATACAAAAGTATGCGTCGCCTCATAGAAAAGCGCAAAAAGCGCATCCGTTGTGTGGCACAAACTATGGAACGTTATGGAATTCTTGATTATTCGGAGGCAATGAAGATCAACGACTCCAAAAACAATCCTATCAAAAACCGATGGCAGCTCCGTGCTATCGACGTATGGCAGCGGCCATTAACCTCTCAAGAGCTCTTTGCTATTTTTGCCCATATGGCCAAACATAGAGGCTACAAATCGATTGCCACAGAGGACTTGCTCTATGAATTGGAACTAGAACTTGGCCTCATTGATTTTGAGAATGAGTCGAAGAAAAAAGCTGATGAGCGGCGCCAGGTTTATAACGCTCTGCGCCATCTGGAGGAGCTGCGTAAAAAATATGGCGGAGAGACCATCGCCCAGACGATCCACCGGGCAGTAGAGGCAGGCGACCTTCGTTCCTACCGCAACCATGAGGACTATGAAAAGATGATACGGCGGGAGGATATTGAAGAGGAGATTGAAAAAATCCTGCTTCGCCAGGCAGAATTTGGAGCTTTTGATTTGACCAAAGAACAGATTTCCGAACTTATCGATGAGCTAAAAGCTTGCATAACTGACCAGGAGATGCCTACAATTGACGAATCCCTTTTTGGCAGATGTACCTTTTATAAGGAGGAGCCCGCTGCCCCAGCATACAGCTATCTCTATGATCTCTATCGCCTATACAAAAAACTTGCCGATTTGAACATTGACGGCTATGAAGTGACACAGGAGGACCGGGAAAAGGTTATTGAGTGGGTAGAAAAGAAAATAGCTCAAGGGAAAAGTCTCAAAAAGATCACCCATAAGGATCTGCGTAAAATCCTCGGACTCTCCCCCGAGCAAAAAATTTTCAGTTTGGAAGATGAGCGTATTGTCAAAGGCAAAAAAGAGCCCCGAACCTTCGTCCCCTTTTTCTTTCTTGCAGATATACACAAATTTAAAGAACTTTTTGCCAGTATCCAGAAACATCCGGATGCCTTGCAGATATTCAGAGAACTGGCCGAGATTCTCCAGCGTTCCAAAACCCCACAGGAGGCTCTTGATCGGTTACGAGTCTTGATAGACGGGAAAGGGATCGATACAGACAATAGGGAGCTGCTAGAACTTTTCAAAAACAAAAAATCTGGGACTCGTGAACTCTCCCATCGATATATCCTCGAAGCACTGCCCCTTTTTCTCCAAGGGCATGATGAAAAAGAGATCCAGAGGATTCTTGGATTTGAGGATCATGAAGATTATTCCCATTTCCCTAAATCCCTGCGACATCTCCATTTGGGAGAGGGCAATCTCTTTGAAAAAGAAGAAAATGTCATCAACAACCATGCTATCAAATCCCTTGCTTCTTGGGCATTGGGGCTTATCGCTGATTTGAGTTGGCGTTATGGACCCTTTGATGAGATTATTTTAGAGACTACCAGAGATGCCCTCCCGCAACAGATTCGTAATAAGATCTATAAGGCTATGAATGAACGGGAAAAAGCTATTGATGAGATCATAAATAGATACAAAAAAGAGTTTCCTTTAATAGACAAGCGATTGGCAAGAAAGATTCAACTTTGGGAGAGCCAAAAAGGACTTGATCTTTATAGTGGAAAGGTCATCAACATATCCCAGCTCCTTGACGGTAGTGCTGACATCGAACATATCGTTCCACAAAGCCTGGGTGGTCTAAACACTGACTACAATACCATCGTTGCACTCAAAAGTAGCAATACGGCCAAAGGCAATCGGCTCCCTGGTGATTGGCTTGCTGGAGATGCAGAATATAGCAAACGAGTTGAAATGCTCTTTGAAAAGGGATTGATCGATTGGAAAAAACGCAAAAATCTTTTAGCTCAATCTCTTGACGAAATTTACACCGAAAATACCCATAGCAAGGGGATCCGCGCAACCAGTTATCTTGAAGCATTAGTTGCCCAGGTCCTCAAACGCTACTATCCCTTTCCGGATCCTAAGCTGAGAAAGAACGGCATAGGGGTTCGAATGATCCCCGGCAAGGTCACCAGCAAGACCCGCTCCCTCCTCGGGATCAAATCCAAAAGCCGAGAGACCAATTTCCACCACGCCGAAGATGCCCTCATCCTCTCGACCCTCACTCGCGGTTGGCAGAACCGCCTGCATCGGATGTTGCGTGAGAATTACGGCAAAAGCGAAGCAGAGCTCAAGGAGCTTTGGAAAAAATACACTCCTCACATCGAAGGACTCACCCTCGCCGACTACATCGACGAGGCATTTTGCCGTTTCATGTCCAAAGGGGAGGAGAGCCTCTTTTACAAAGACATGTTCGGTACGATCCGCAGCGTCTCATATTGGGTGGACAAGAAACCCCTCTCCGCCTCTTCCCATAAAGAGACTGTTTATTCTGCTCGCCACGAAGTACCTACACTTCGCAAGAATATTCTTGAGGCTTTTGACGGCCTCAATGTCATCAAAGATCGTCATAAGCTCACGGCAGAGGAGTTTATGAAACGTTATGATAAGGAGATCCGCCAAAAGCTTTGGCTACACAGAATTGGCAATACAAATGATGAGAGCTATCGTGTCGTAGAGGAACGGGCGGCTAAGATTGCTCAGACTCTTGCCCGTTACCAGCTCATGGATGCCAAAAACGACAAAGAGATAGATGAGGAGTTTCAGCGAACGCTCAAAGATCTGATTGCTTCCCCTATCGAAGTGGGTGGCAAGCAGGTGCGAAAAATGCGTTTTGTTTATGATAAGCTCAATGCAATGGAGATTGAACGAGGGCTGGTAGAGACCGATAAAAATATGCTGGGTATCCATATCTCAAAGGGTTCCAAAGGCAAACTCATCATCCGCCGTATGGATGTCAATAATGCCCGAGAACTTCGAAAAGATAAATCGGGATTGCTCTGTTATCTCAATGAAATGCTGTTCATTTTCAATCAAAAAGGTTTGATACATTATGGTTGTTTGCGCAGTTATGTGGAAAATAGAAAAAATATTGCATTATTTAATCCTCGTTTCCCAGCCAACCCGAAAGCCCAACCATCGAAATTTACTACAGGAAGTCAGATCAAACAAATAGGTATCGGCAGTGCCACAGGAATTATCAAAGCCCATCTCGATCTCGACGGACATGTCAAGAGCTATGAAGTCTTTGGTGACCTGCCCGAAGGTGCCGTAGAATGGTTTAAAGAGGAGTCAGGCTATGGCAGCCTGGAAGACTATCCGCATCACTAA
- a CDS encoding CAP domain-containing protein: MRISLLITFIILLLFFGCAQKEYIQRDLRLEHGYNYLNHYRQALGMIPLHKNLTLEKAATAHAHYLAFHHTTGHTESRSKSGFSGLHAGDRAVRFGYSTYDVIENIAYGKDVSTSIDMLFATLYHRLGFMDWSIDEVGIGYDSKGITVVDMGRSLVRQACESAYARIGKVYTNICKKPLAVSRYQRAIAMNQKLNPPIIYWPTKQISVVPYAYPESPNPYRYLLEGYPITIRFNPFYFSQRPKIIVFQLKDHNGKKIRLLQQIDRTNDRMHIFSSYDFAYIPEALEWGKMYRASLIYSYRGQIRSLTWSFSTKKPTKNFIVLKKKVIKIKPNRWYELYWQPCSPTDKITTYRYYCPKNVNIKGYMKGINTIAIRIEGKPGQRVKLVLSNGKRIILQLN, encoded by the coding sequence ATGAGAATATCCTTGCTTATTACATTTATTATCCTCTTGCTCTTTTTTGGCTGTGCGCAAAAAGAGTATATCCAAAGAGATTTGAGGCTAGAGCACGGGTATAACTACCTCAATCACTATCGCCAAGCTTTAGGAATGATTCCTTTGCACAAAAACTTAACTTTAGAAAAAGCAGCTACCGCTCATGCACACTATTTGGCATTTCACCACACTACAGGTCATACTGAATCTCGAAGCAAAAGTGGTTTTAGTGGATTGCACGCTGGTGATAGGGCAGTGCGATTTGGCTATAGCACATATGATGTGATAGAAAATATCGCTTATGGCAAAGATGTCTCTACATCAATCGATATGCTTTTTGCAACTCTGTATCATAGATTGGGCTTTATGGATTGGAGTATTGATGAGGTTGGAATCGGATATGATAGCAAAGGGATAACAGTAGTAGACATGGGAAGGAGCTTAGTCAGGCAGGCGTGTGAGAGTGCATATGCGCGAATAGGGAAAGTCTATACGAATATTTGTAAAAAACCTCTAGCAGTTTCTCGCTACCAAAGAGCTATAGCAATGAATCAAAAATTAAATCCACCAATTATCTACTGGCCTACGAAGCAAATATCAGTAGTTCCCTATGCTTATCCAGAGTCACCAAATCCTTATCGCTATTTGCTTGAGGGCTATCCGATAACTATTCGCTTTAATCCATTTTATTTTTCGCAGCGACCAAAGATTATCGTTTTTCAATTAAAAGATCACAATGGCAAAAAAATCCGACTTTTGCAGCAAATTGACAGGACAAATGATAGGATGCATATCTTTTCAAGTTACGATTTTGCCTATATACCAGAAGCTTTGGAATGGGGCAAGATGTATAGAGCTTCGCTAATCTATAGCTATAGAGGTCAAATACGTAGCCTCACATGGAGTTTTTCAACCAAAAAGCCTACTAAAAATTTCATCGTATTAAAGAAGAAAGTTATAAAAATCAAGCCAAATAGGTGGTATGAACTTTATTGGCAGCCCTGTAGCCCTACCGATAAAATCACAACCTATCGCTACTATTGTCCAAAAAATGTCAATATCAAAGGATATATGAAAGGTATCAACACTATTGCAATACGTATCGAGGGAAAACCGGGGCAGAGGGTGAAACTAGTTCTCTCAAACGGAAAAAGGATTATTTTACAATTAAACTGA
- a CDS encoding 3-methyladenine DNA glycosylase — translation MLGYELLKRLKELGIDAGSRDPYWWPNSGSFEVVVGAILTQNTKWENVEKALNNLRSALGTIEEEKILKLPQKELASLIKPAGFYNTKSFRIQKLTQNMLDEFGSFTAFKIKPSRSWLLHQKGIGLETADSILNYACYKDFLVVDAYTAKLLRFFGYEFESYDVLQEFLSDAIIQNLGKIYDLYGKELPLSQIYARFHGKIVEFCKEYCKGKEQEQRVKALLGEF, via the coding sequence ATGCTTGGCTATGAGCTCCTCAAAAGGCTCAAAGAGCTTGGCATCGATGCAGGGAGTCGCGACCCATATTGGTGGCCAAATAGTGGAAGTTTTGAAGTTGTCGTTGGAGCTATTTTAACGCAGAATACAAAATGGGAAAATGTAGAAAAAGCGCTCAATAATCTCAGAAGTGCCCTTGGCACAATAGAAGAAGAAAAGATTCTCAAGCTTCCTCAAAAAGAGCTCGCATCACTCATCAAACCGGCAGGTTTTTATAATACAAAATCCTTTCGTATCCAAAAACTGACACAAAACATGCTTGATGAGTTTGGGAGTTTTACTGCCTTTAAAATAAAACCATCGCGAAGCTGGTTGTTACATCAAAAAGGTATAGGTCTTGAGACTGCAGATAGCATCCTCAACTACGCTTGCTACAAAGATTTCTTGGTAGTGGATGCTTATACAGCCAAACTTTTACGCTTTTTTGGGTATGAGTTTGAAAGTTATGATGTGTTGCAGGAGTTTTTAAGTGATGCTATCATCCAAAATTTGGGCAAAATCTATGATCTTTACGGGAAGGAATTGCCACTCTCACAAATTTATGCAAGATTCCATGGCAAAATTGTAGAGTTTTGCAAAGAGTATTGCAAAGGAAAAGAGCAAGAGCAAAGAGTGAAGGCTTTGTTGGGTGAATTTTAG
- the cas2 gene encoding CRISPR-associated endonuclease Cas2, which yields MSAFKIMWLIVMFDLPTTSKKDRKRYRWLFNYLDKEGYIRLQYSVYGKVFNSLQSANYGKKRLKDFLKINIKKGNVRMFLMTDAQFGKMEIVVGEQSSQEEIVQQLLFDF from the coding sequence GTGAGTGCTTTTAAGATAATGTGGCTCATAGTAATGTTCGACCTCCCAACAACATCCAAAAAAGATCGTAAGCGATATAGATGGCTTTTTAATTATCTTGATAAAGAAGGGTATATACGGTTGCAATATTCAGTCTATGGAAAAGTTTTTAATTCGTTGCAATCTGCTAACTATGGAAAGAAACGATTAAAAGATTTTCTAAAGATTAATATAAAAAAAGGAAATGTTAGAATGTTTTTAATGACAGATGCACAATTTGGAAAAATGGAAATAGTTGTTGGCGAGCAATCCTCACAAGAAGAGATTGTACAACAATTACTTTTTGATTTTTAA
- a CDS encoding DNA polymerase III subunit gamma/tau yields the protein MALALKYRPKRFEDLIGQEAISQTLQRALDTRQLGHAYLFSGLRGSGKTSTARIFSKALICDEGPTSTPCEKCENCLAANENRHIDIIEMDAASNRKIDDIRELIEHTKYKPAQARYKIFIIDEVHMLTKEAFNALLKTLEEPPEFVKFILATTDPLKLPATILSRTQHFRFKKIAQSDILKHLEFILNNEGVDFEYEALKILARSGSGSLRDTLTLLDQAITYSQDKITVESVTRMLGLVDPQIIASIFDTILQGNREKLIQIAKEIGDYQAEMLLDEMIIYLKEQLFAKNPKFSTMLYERFFKILSDAKSLLFYGSDDEFVITLTFLKLAEATKIKEIEELINELENNTQTTPSAQHTNMQDTLQISPATAKETKKNQFEQLIEKLYERNYELGECFEKSIKFVSFNDGVLTWQSNPPQECKEKLKNSYPTIRHFVQEIFGVNTKIKKVDPPKEEREACSSMIEQAEFGGSCIQKEAGLAAKELEAEDLLNTPVVQKAKELFKAKRVTIKPKV from the coding sequence TTGGCTCTGGCTCTTAAGTATCGCCCGAAACGTTTTGAGGATCTTATCGGACAAGAGGCGATTTCACAGACACTGCAGCGTGCACTCGATACCAGGCAACTAGGTCATGCTTATCTTTTCAGTGGCCTTCGAGGTAGTGGAAAGACAAGTACTGCACGTATCTTTAGTAAAGCCCTCATCTGTGATGAAGGCCCTACAAGCACACCATGCGAGAAGTGTGAAAACTGCCTTGCTGCCAATGAAAACCGTCACATCGACATTATCGAGATGGATGCAGCAAGCAATCGTAAAATCGATGATATTCGCGAGCTCATAGAACATACCAAATATAAACCTGCACAAGCTAGATACAAAATCTTCATTATCGATGAAGTACATATGCTTACCAAAGAGGCCTTCAATGCACTACTTAAAACCTTGGAAGAGCCGCCAGAATTTGTGAAATTTATCTTAGCAACCACAGATCCACTTAAACTCCCAGCTACAATCCTCAGCCGAACACAACATTTTCGCTTCAAAAAGATTGCACAAAGTGATATTTTAAAACATTTGGAGTTCATTCTCAATAATGAAGGTGTTGATTTTGAGTATGAAGCACTTAAAATTTTAGCAAGAAGTGGAAGTGGAAGTTTACGAGACACTCTCACTCTTCTTGATCAAGCAATAACATACAGCCAAGACAAAATAACTGTAGAGAGTGTTACAAGAATGCTTGGGCTTGTCGATCCACAAATTATAGCCTCAATCTTTGATACTATTTTGCAAGGGAACAGAGAAAAACTTATACAAATTGCAAAAGAAATTGGTGACTATCAGGCTGAAATGCTTCTTGATGAGATGATAATATATCTCAAAGAGCAGCTCTTTGCCAAAAATCCGAAATTTTCTACAATGCTTTACGAGCGCTTTTTTAAAATTCTCAGTGATGCAAAGAGCCTCCTCTTTTATGGGAGTGATGATGAGTTCGTCATAACGTTGACTTTTCTAAAACTTGCTGAAGCAACCAAAATAAAAGAAATAGAAGAACTGATAAACGAACTCGAAAACAATACCCAAACAACACCATCTGCGCAACACACTAACATGCAAGATACTCTGCAAATCTCTCCAGCTACAGCCAAAGAGACAAAGAAGAACCAGTTTGAACAACTTATAGAAAAACTTTATGAGAGAAATTATGAACTTGGTGAATGTTTTGAAAAGAGTATAAAATTTGTTAGTTTTAATGACGGAGTACTCACCTGGCAAAGCAATCCGCCACAAGAGTGTAAAGAGAAGCTCAAGAACTCCTACCCTACTATCCGTCACTTTGTCCAAGAGATCTTTGGTGTGAACACAAAGATCAAAAAGGTTGATCCGCCAAAGGAGGAGCGTGAAGCCTGCTCTTCGATGATCGAGCAGGCAGAATTTGGAGGAAGCTGCATCCAAAAAGAGGCAGGTCTTGCAGCTAAAGAACTTGAAGCGGAGGATCTACTCAATACCCCGGTCGTGCAAAAAGCAAAAGAGCTCTTTAAAGCCAAACGAGTAACAATCAAACCAAAGGTCTAA